A genomic window from Deinococcus betulae includes:
- a CDS encoding carboxylesterase/lipase family protein yields MSLVVKTAAGQVQGRLVAVGPLRAHAWLGLPYAAPARGPLRFAPPAPHPGWTGTRRTQTYAPDTLQPLDPSVTLAPSAEGSLALNIWAPAGGQGHPVLLWFHGGAFRAGSGRLYDGREFAARHGLVVVTVNSRLGPLGYANFGGLFQDDRFAPNAGYQDQVAALRWVAANIAGFGGDPARITVAGESAGAVAAALMLRDPGAAHLIRGAILQSGTLNQVSSWDNSLETAQAYADALGIGRTNVHDLWGRPPAAFVGALHRLEAVRARRLNSRPFLDGQVLPRDFAALLATPAAPVPLLLGANRDEYSLFVRLPNRIFPRTDRTLLTRVMVPYLAPGQLGAVLATYTDTEGGLVALGTDLFFHSGNDALLRGHAAPAYRYRFDWGTRLFGLGATHGMELLFLWPRPMGAASTLMRGGDAGRRAALAHRMQAAWASFVRDGHPGRAWPAYTERDPQVARLDLSGVTLTVGGEHERRRLWTGSFVPMP; encoded by the coding sequence CCGGCCCCGCATCCAGGCTGGACTGGCACGCGCCGCACCCAGACCTATGCCCCGGACACGCTGCAACCGCTGGACCCTTCAGTCACCCTGGCGCCCTCGGCCGAGGGCAGCTTGGCCCTGAACATCTGGGCGCCCGCGGGGGGCCAGGGGCACCCGGTGCTGCTCTGGTTTCATGGCGGCGCCTTCCGGGCCGGCAGTGGCCGTCTGTACGATGGCCGCGAGTTTGCGGCCCGGCACGGCCTGGTGGTGGTGACGGTCAATTCACGGCTAGGGCCACTGGGCTACGCCAACTTTGGCGGACTGTTTCAGGATGACCGCTTTGCCCCCAACGCGGGCTATCAGGACCAGGTGGCCGCGCTGCGCTGGGTGGCGGCCAACATTGCAGGCTTTGGAGGCGACCCGGCGCGCATCACGGTGGCGGGCGAATCGGCGGGCGCCGTGGCGGCGGCCCTGATGCTGCGGGACCCCGGCGCCGCCCACCTGATTCGCGGCGCCATCCTGCAAAGCGGCACGCTCAATCAGGTGAGCAGCTGGGACAACAGCCTGGAGACTGCGCAGGCGTATGCAGACGCGCTGGGGATCGGGCGGACCAATGTCCATGACCTGTGGGGCCGCCCACCCGCCGCGTTTGTGGGGGCACTGCACCGCCTGGAGGCTGTCCGCGCCCGCCGCCTGAATTCCCGCCCCTTTCTGGATGGGCAGGTGCTGCCCAGGGACTTCGCGGCACTGCTGGCCACCCCGGCGGCGCCGGTGCCGCTGCTGCTGGGCGCCAACCGCGATGAATACTCCCTGTTTGTCCGCTTGCCCAACCGCATCTTTCCGCGCACCGACCGCACGCTGCTGACGCGGGTGATGGTGCCCTACCTCGCCCCAGGGCAGCTGGGGGCCGTGCTGGCGACCTACACGGACACCGAGGGTGGGCTGGTGGCGCTGGGCACAGACCTGTTTTTCCACAGTGGCAACGACGCCCTGCTGCGCGGTCACGCGGCGCCTGCCTACCGCTACCGCTTTGACTGGGGCACGCGCCTGTTTGGCCTGGGCGCCACGCACGGCATGGAACTGCTGTTCCTGTGGCCCCGGCCCATGGGCGCTGCCTCGACCCTGATGCGCGGCGGGGACGCCGGGCGCCGCGCCGCGCTGGCCCACCGGATGCAGGCGGCCTGGGCATCCTTTGTGCGGGACGGGCACCCTGGCCGCGCCTGGCCGGCGTACACCGAAAGGGACCCCCAGGTGGCCCGACTGGACCTGAGCGGCGTGACCCTCACCGTAGGGGGCGAGCACGAGCGGCGCCGGCTGTGGACCGGTTCGTTTGTGCCCATGCCCTGA